A stretch of the Nitrospinota bacterium genome encodes the following:
- the rplS gene encoding 50S ribosomal protein L19: MSYTLEFLEKEQIRTDLPQFAPGDTVRVHMRIVEGEKERIQIFEGPVIARRGGGVRESFTVRKISYGIGVERTFPLHSPRIDKIEVVRRGKVRRAKLYYLRQLRGRKARIKEKGRR, from the coding sequence GTGTCCTATACCCTGGAATTCCTCGAAAAAGAGCAGATCCGCACCGATCTGCCTCAATTCGCCCCAGGCGACACCGTCCGGGTTCACATGCGTATCGTTGAGGGGGAGAAGGAGCGGATCCAGATATTCGAGGGCCCTGTCATCGCCCGCCGCGGCGGGGGTGTGCGCGAGAGCTTCACCGTCCGAAAAATCTCCTACGGGATTGGGGTGGAGCGCACATTTCCCCTCCACTCTCCAAGGATCGATAAGATCGAGGTGGTCCGCCGGGGGAAGGTCCGCCGTGCGAAACTTTACTACCTCCGTCAACTGCGGGGCAGGAAGGCCCGGATCAAGGAAAAGGGCCGTCGCTGA
- a CDS encoding ribonuclease HII codes for MDRFERQAAERGFSLVAGIDEAGRGPLAGPVVAAAVILPPKTNHPLLVDSKQLAPARRLEAYEFILAYAVSLGVGLVDAAAIDDLNILRATKLAMARALEAITVSPDYLLVDAISLPQVDLPQVPLVKGDRRSLSVAAASIVAKVSRDWLMETYASQYPGYAFERHKGYPTKEHRAALARHGPCPIHRKSFRGVREFFEEGARPLRLFNPS; via the coding sequence ATGGACCGGTTTGAGCGCCAGGCCGCCGAGCGGGGCTTCTCGCTTGTGGCGGGCATAGATGAGGCCGGCCGAGGCCCACTCGCCGGCCCCGTGGTGGCGGCCGCCGTCATCCTTCCACCGAAGACGAACCATCCCCTGCTGGTCGATTCCAAGCAGCTTGCTCCCGCCCGGCGCCTCGAGGCCTACGAGTTTATCCTCGCCTACGCCGTGAGCCTGGGGGTGGGGCTGGTGGATGCGGCCGCTATAGACGATCTCAACATCCTCCGGGCTACGAAGCTCGCAATGGCCCGCGCGCTGGAGGCGATTACCGTCTCGCCCGACTATCTTCTGGTCGATGCCATATCCCTGCCCCAAGTTGACCTGCCTCAGGTGCCCCTGGTCAAGGGCGACCGCCGGAGCCTCTCGGTCGCCGCAGCAAGCATAGTCGCCAAGGTGAGCCGGGATTGGCTCATGGAGACCTACGCGTCGCAATACCCCGGATATGCCTTCGAGAGACATAAAGGCTACCCCACCAAAGAGCACCGGGCGGCCCTTGCCCGGCACGGGCCGTGCCCAATCCACCGAAAGAGCTTTCGGGGGGTGCGGGAGTTTTTCGAGGAGGGGGCCAGGCCGCTGAGGCTTTTCAACCCGTCTTGA